The Oscillospiraceae bacterium genome has a segment encoding these proteins:
- a CDS encoding type II toxin-antitoxin system HicB family antitoxin: MSNVIQYKGYFTNVEYSQEDQILFGKIEGIRDLVTFECENAGEVEQAFKEAVDDYLEFCEEEGKDPNKSFSGSFNVRVSPELHRDIWAAATKRDMTLNAYVNEALRASLKKTTDPMVVFLVPSRLSRTEHAPQFSIDKDAYKSGEDGFSYGINRNLITSGGVNQ, translated from the coding sequence ATGAGCAATGTTATTCAGTACAAAGGGTATTTTACGAATGTGGAATATAGCCAAGAAGACCAAATCCTTTTCGGCAAAATAGAGGGCATTCGTGATTTAGTCACATTTGAGTGCGAAAACGCAGGCGAGGTGGAACAAGCTTTCAAAGAGGCGGTGGACGATTATTTGGAATTTTGCGAAGAGGAGGGCAAAGATCCAAACAAAAGCTTTAGCGGCTCATTCAATGTAAGAGTAAGTCCGGAATTGCACAGGGATATATGGGCGGCAGCAACCAAACGCGATATGACATTAAATGCGTATGTGAATGAGGCATTGCGAGCCTCATTGAAAAAAACGACTGATCCAATGGTTGTTTTTCTTGTCCCATCAAGGCTGTCTCGGACAGAGCATGCTCCACAATTTTCCATTGATAAAGATGCCTATAAATCAGGCGAAGATGGATTTTCTTATGGCATAAATAGAAATCTAATTACGAGCGGAGGGGTAAATCAATGA